In Polyangiaceae bacterium, the genomic window CTCATGGACCGCTTCGGCGCCTACCTCGATCCGGCCGAGCGAGAGCGGGCGCTCTCCGAGCTGTATGGGCAGAGCTACGAGCGTTCGGCGACGGTGTTTCGTCCCGGGGCGAAGCTCGTGCTCGAGCGCCTGCTGGACACCGGCGTGCCCGTCTACGTCGTCACCAACTCCGGAACGGAGGCGGTGACACGCAAGGTTCGCTCCCTGCTCCCGGCCGCGGCCCGGCTGCCCACGGTGCGCGGCAACGCGAGGAAGGCGTTCATCGAGGAGCCCGTGGGCGTCGACGGCACGTTCGCCGGTTTGCCCGAGACGCAGGCGCTCGCTGGCCTGCCGCGTCCGGTCTACCTGCGTCGGGGGCGTTATTACGAAGTCTTGCGCGGGATCTGGGATCAGACCGGCACGCGTCCGGAGCGCACACTCCTGGTCGGAGACATCTACGAGCTGGACCTGGCGATGCCGTTCCACTTGGGCGTCTCCATCCACCTGATCGTGGGCGAGACCACACCCGACTACGAACGCCGATTCGTCGAGGACGCAGCGCTGGGCGGGCTGTCCGAGACGCTGGACGCGGTGCTCGAGCGAGTCGGGATATGACGCGTTCGATCGGCGCTCGGGCTCGCGCCGGCGACAAGGTCCTGCTCGGCGTGATCCACCTCTTGCCGCTGCCCGGCAGCCCGCGCTTCGAGAGCCGCGGGGCAGTGCTCGGGCGAGCCCTCGCCGACGCGGAGGCTCTGATGAGCGGCGGGCTCGACGGGTTCGTGGTCGAGAACTTCGGCGACGCCCCGTTCTTCGGCGATCGCGTCCCGGCGGCCACCATCGCCGAGATGGCCGTGCTCGGCGAACGGCTGCGCGTCGCGGTCGGCGCCGAACCGCTCCTCGGCGTGAACGTGCTGCGCAACGACGCCCGAGCTGCGCTGGCCATCGCCGCCGCCATCGGCGCCGACTTCATCCGCGTGAACGTGCACACGGGGGTCATGCTCACCGATCAAGGGAGCATCGAGGGGCGCGCGCACGAGACCCTGCGCGAGCGTGCGGCGAGCGGTGCGAGCGTGGAGATCCTGGCTGACGTCGCCGTCAAGCACGCGACGCCGCCGGCCGGGTTCGACCTGGTCCAGAGCGCGAAGGACACGGCGTACCGCGGGCTCGCCGACGGCCTGATCGTGACCGGCAGCGGCACGGGTGAGGCGACCAGCCTCGAGCGCCTCGAACGCGTTCGCGCGGCGGTGCCGGATCGGCCGCTGTTGGTCGGCAGTGGCGCTGGCGCCGCGACCATCGCCGCGCTGCTGCGCGTCGCCGACGGCGCCATCGTCGGTACGAGCCTCAAGCGCGAGGGCAGGGTGGCGGAGCCGGTGGAGCTCGAGCGAGTGCGGGCGCTGATGCGGGCGGCGGGATGACGCGAGAGCCGGCGCCGCGCGTGCGCGAGGCCAACGCGAGCGACGACGACGCGCTCGCCGAGCTGCTGCGGCAGCTCGGGTATTCGCGGACTCCGAGCGAGGTCCGGGAACGCCTGGCGGAGCTCGCGGCATCGGCGGCGGATGTCAGCTTGGTCGCCGTCATCGGGAGCACCCCGGTGGGCTTGGCCAGCCTGCACCTGATCCCGCTGCTTCAAGAGGCGCGACCCATCGCGCGAATCACCGCGTTCGTGGTGGCGGAGGCAGCGCGCCGCCGCGGTGTGGGCCGGCTCCTGGTCGCGGCCTGTGAGGCCCGCGCCCGAGCTTGGAGCGCCGATCGGCTCGAGCTCACCAGCAGCGACCACCGGCGCGAGGCCCACGAGTTCTACGTCTCCCTGGGCTTCACCCGGGTCGCGCAGCGCTTCGTGAGGCGACTCGACGCTACTGGGCTCCGAAGTTCTGCACCCAGTAGTGAGTGAACTTGCTGCCGTCTTGCGCCGCGTAGCCCACGCCGATGTCCTCGAACTCGGCCTTCATGATGTTCGCGCAGTGGCCGGGGCTCTTCATCCACTGGTCCATGGCGCCCTCCGGCGTCGGGCTACCGGCCGCGATGTTCTCGCCCGCCGTGCTCCACTGATAACCGGCCTCGCTCATGCGATCGAAGGGAGACTTGCCCTCCAGGTTGTCGTGAGCGAAGTAGCCCTTCTGCGCCATGTCCGCGGCGTGAGCACGGGCCGTCGCGCGCAAGGTGGAGTGCATGGTCAGCTTTCCGACGGGCGGCATCGCGTTGCCACCGCAGGTCGCGCCCGCGGCGCGGTGCTGGTTCACGAGCTCGACGATCTTGCACTCGAACGCCGCTGGGCTCGTGCCCGCGCTGTCACAGCTCCCTCCGGGGGCGCCCCCGCCGCCCCCGTCGTCGTCGTTGGAGCCGCAGCCCAGGAGCACGAGGGCCAAGGCGAAACAGCAGAGCTCACGCATCCGCAAATCTTACACGAGGATCGGCCGGACCGAGCGATCTGGAAAAGTCGGTGGTAAGAAGCCTCCTCGATGGATCCCAAGCGCCCTGCCGACCTCGAGCTCTGGCAACGGCTCGCCAAGCGCGAGCTCCGCGACAAGGACCCGGCGAGCCTGACCTGGCACACGCCCGAAGGCCTCGACGTGAAGCCGCTCTATACCCGGAGGGACGTCGAAGGTCTGGATTTCACCGACACCATCCCCGGCGACTACCCCTTCGTCCGCGGCCCCAAGGCGACCATGTACGCCGGCCGTCCCTGGACCATCCGGCAGTACGCCGGCTTCTCCACCGCCGAAGAGTCGAACGCCTTCTATCGCCGTGGCCTGGCCGGCGGGCAGAAGGGCCTCAGCGTCGCCTTCGACCTCTGCACCCACCGTGGCTACGACAGCGATCACCCGCGGGTCGTCGGCGACGTCGGCAAGGCCGGCGTGGCCATCGACACCGTCGAGGACATGAAGATCCTGTTCGACGGCATTCCGCTCCGCGAGATGAGCGTGTCCATGACCATGAACGGCGCGGTCTTGCCCGTGCTCGCCATGTTCGTCGTGGCCGGCGAGGAACAGGGGACCCCCGAGGCCGAGCTCACCGGGACCATCCAGAACGACATCCTCAAGGAGTTCATGGTCCGCAACACGTACATCTACCCGCCGGCGCCTTCGATGCGCATCGTGGCCGACGTGATCGAGCACACGGCGAAGCGGATGCCGAAGTTCAACTCGATCTCGATCTCCGGGTATCACATGCAGGAGGCCGGCGCGACCTGCGATCTGGAGCTAGCGTTCACGCTCGCCGACGGCCTCGAGTACGTGCGCGCCGCGCTCGGCAAGGGACTCGACATCGACAGCTTCGCGCCGCGACTGTCCTTCTTCTTCGGCATCGGCATGAGCTTCTACATGGAAGTGGCCAAGCTGCGGGCGGCGCGCCTGCTCTGGGCCACGCTGATGAAGCGGCACTTCGAGCCCAAGAAGCCGGACTCGATGATGCTGCGCACGCACTGCCAGACCAGCGGCGTCAGCCTGACCGAGCAGGACCCGCACAACAACGTGATCCGCACCACCATCGAGGCCATGGCCGCCGTGCTCGGCGGCACCCAGAGCCTGCACACCAACTCGTTCGACGAGGCCATTGCGCTGCCCAGCGACTTCGCGGCGCGCATCGCGCGGAACACGCAGCTGGTGATCCAGCACGAGACCGGGATCCCGCAGGTGGTGGACCCGTGGGCGGGTAGCTACTTCATGGAGCACCTGACGCACGCCTTGGCGCAGAGAGCGTCGAGTCTGATCGAAGAGGTCGAAGCGCTCGGTGGCATGACCCGAGCCGTCGAGGCCGGGATGCCCAAGCTGCGCATCGAGGACGCTGCGGCGCGGCGCCAGGCGCGCATCGACCGTGGCGCCGACGTGATCGTCGGCGTGAACGAGTACCGCGTCGAGAACGAGGAGCCCATCGAGGTTCGGGTGGTGGACAACACGGCGGTGCGCACCTCGCAGATCGCCAGGCTCGAGAAGGTCCGCAGCAGTCGTGACGGCAAGGCAGTCGATGTCGCGCTCGCCGCGCTCCGCCAGGCCGCCGAGTCCGGGCAAGGGAACCTGCTCGGGCTCAGCATCGTCGCCGCTCGCGCGCGGGCCAGCGTCGGGGAGATCTCGTCGGCGCTGGAGGCCGTCTGGGGCCGCCATCAAGCCGAGACGCGCAGCATCTCCGGCGTGTACGGCAGCTACTACCAGAGCGACCCGAAGTGGGGGGCGTTGCGTGAGCGCATCGAGCAGTTCCTGAAGTCCGAAGGGCGCCGGCCACGCATCCTGGTCGCCAAGATGGGCCAGGACGGGCACGACCGCGGCGCGAAGCTGATCGCCACGGCGTTCGCGGACGCGGGCTTCGACGTGGACGTCGGCCCCCTGTTCCAGACGCCGGCGGAGGTCGCGCGCCAGGCGGTGGAGAACGACGTACACGCCATCGGCGTCTCGACCCAGGCCGCAGGGCACCTGACGCTGGTGCCGGAGCTGATCGCCGAGCTCCGTCGCGCCGGCGCCGCAGACGTCGCCGTGGTGTGCGGCGGCGTGATCCCCGCGCAGGACTACCCGGCGCTCGAGCAGGCGGGTGTGGCCGCGGTGTTCGGCCCGGGCACGCCGGTGCCCATCTCGGCTGCCAAGGTGCTCGACGTGATCCAGTCGCGCAGAGCTCGGTGATGGCGTGACTCCCGGGGAGCTCGAGGAGCTGGCGAAAGGCGTGCTCGGGCGCGAGCGCCGCGCGCTGGCGAAGGCGATCACCCTGGTCGAGTCCACCCGCGCCGACCACCAGGAGGCGGCGCAGCGGCTGCTCGAGCGCCTGCTGCCATCCACCGGCAACGCCGCTCGGGTCGGCGTCAGCGGCGTGCCTGGTGCCGGCAAGAGCACCTTCATCGAAGCGCTGGGCCTCTACCTGATCCAGGCGGGGCGCCGCGTCGCCGTGCTGGCGGTCGATCCGTCGAGCGCGGTGTCCGGCGGGAGCATCCTGGGGGACAAGACCCGGATGCCTGGGCTCGCGGCTCGCGACGAGGCGTTCATCCGGCCGAGCCCGGCGGCCGGCGCTCTGGGCGGCGTGGCCCGGCATACGCGCGAGGCGCTCCTGGTGTGCGAGGCCGCCGGCTTCGACGTGGTGCTGGTGGAGACGGTGGGGGTGGGCCAGAGCGAGCACCTGGTGTCCAGCATGGTGGACTCGTTCCTGCTCTTGGCGCTGGCCGGCGCTGGCGACGAGCTTCAGGGCATCAAACGCGGAATCCTGGAGCTGGTGGACGTGATCGCCATCAACAAGGCCGACGGCGAGGGCCTTGCCCGCGCGGAGCGTACTGCCGCCGAGTACAAGAGCGCGCTCCGCCTGCTCCGCGGCGACGATGCGCCCTGGGTGCCACGGGTCACCACGCTGAGCGCCCTGGAAGCGCGCGGCGTGGACGGGGTGTGGTCGCTCTTGGAAGAGCACCGGCGCTTCCTCGAGCAGACCGGACGGCTCGCCGAGCGGCGGCGGGCGCAACAGAAGACCTGGCTCTCGAGCTTGGTGCGCGAGACGCTCGAGGCCGAGCTCTGGGAGAGCCCGGTCGTGCAGCAGGCGGCCCCCGAGATCGAAGCGCTGGTCGGCAGCGGGGCCATCACGCCGACGGAGGGTGCGCGCCGGCTCTTGGCCGTGTTCCGCTCGCGCTGAAGGGGAGGGGACCCTGCTGCTCTTCGCCTACGACGGCAGCCTGAACGGCGACTGGGTGGCGCACTACGCGGTGCGCTTCGCCGCGGCGTCTGCAAGCAAGCGCCTGCGCCTGGTCCACGTCCACGAGGGAGACCCCGTCGTCGCGCCCCGCCTCGCGCGCATCGAGGGGGAGTGCCGCGTGGCTGGGGTGAGCCTCGAGGTCGAGCTCGTGCCTCGGCAGGGACAGTCGGTGGCCGAGCTGATCCTCGCCCGCGCCCCCAGCGCAAAGTCGGGCATGATCATCGCGGGGACGCGCCAGCGCCCGCGCAACCTGGCCTACCTCGCCCGCACGGTCAGCGCAGAGCTGCTCGCCCGCGCCTCGTGTGGCGTGGTGGCGCTCCGAGTCGTCCACCCCGGGACGTTGGGGCACCCGGAGCGCGTGTTGCTCCCGCTCTCCGGGCATCCGCGCGGCGCGGCGGGAGCCATCCCGCTCCTCGACCATCTCGACCCGGGCCTCGTCCACCTGCACGTGCTCTTCGTGCGCGAGGTCTCCCGCCTGCGCTATCGTGCCCTCGACGCCCGCTCCGCGGAGCGGCTCCTCGGCGAGGGACGGCGCTTCGTGCACGCCGTCGAGAGCGAGCTCCGCGCCGGCCTCCAGGCGCGTCGCTTCGCCCTCGATTCGAGCGTGGTCGTCTCCGACGACGTCCCGAAGGAGATCCTCGTCCACGCCAGCAAGCATCGGGCTCGCTTGATTTGCCTCGGCGCCTCCGAACGCTCGCTTCCCCATCGGCTCGTCTACGGCAACCCCATCGAGCAGGTGCTGCGCGACGCTCCCTGCGACGTCGCCGTGTATCGGAGCGGCCGGTGAAAGCGCGGCAGATCCACAACCTGGAAGTCGACGAGGTGTTCGCGCTCTTGTCGAGCTCGCGCTCGGGGCTCGACCCGTCCACGGCCGAGCGGCGCCTCGGCGAGCTCGGTCGCAACGTGCTCAGCGCGGCGCCCGGCCTGCCTTGGCTCCGGAGTCTCGGCAAGCAGCTCGTCAACCCGTTCGCCCTGCTGCTCGACGTGTCGGCGCTGCTCTGCTTCGTCGCCGACCAGATGCAGCCCGGTGAGGGCATGGCGGTGCTCGGCTGGGCGCTGGTCGGCGTGGCGCTCCTGAACGCGCTCTTCAGCTTCGCCCAAGAGCTGCGCGCCGAGCGCGCGATGCAGGCGCTCTCCGAGCTCCTGCCCCAGGAGATCAGCGTGCGACGCGGCGGCAGCGAGCTTCGGGTGCCCATCGCGGACCTGGTGCTCGGGGATCTCGTCTTGCTCTCCGAAGGCGACCGTATCCCTGCGGACGCGCGTGTCGTCGCTTCGCGCGGGCTCCTGGTGAACAACGCGCCGCTCACCGGCGAGTCTCGCCACCAGACCCTCTCCCACGAGCCGGCCGCCGGCGGCAGGCTCGTGGACGCGCCGAACGTCGCGTTCGCGGGCTGCTCGGTGCTTCGCGGATCCGCCGAGGCCGTCGTCTTCGCGACTGGGCGGCGCACCGAGTTCGGCAAAATCGCTGCGCTCAGCGTCGAGGTGCGCCGCCCGCCCACGCCGCTCGAGACCGAAGTCGGTCGCACCGTCCGCGTCGTGACGGCGATCGCGGTGGTGATGGGTCTCGGGTTCTTTGCCTACGGCGTGGCCTCCGGGCGCCCGCTCTGGACGAACATCGTGTTCATGCTGGGCATCATCGTCGCCAACGTCCCCGAAGGGCTCTTGCCGACGCTGACCCTGGCCCTGGCCATGGGCGGGCTCCGACTCGCGAAGCGGAAGGTGCTGGTCAAGAGCCTGAACGCCGTCGAGGCGCTCGGCGCGGTGGAGGTGATCTGCACGGACAAGACCGGCACCTTGACCAAGAACGAGCTGACCGTGGTCGGGGTCGTCGACGCCGCGAGCGGGGAAGCCCTCGAAGGTGAATCGGCCCGTGGGGTGCTCGAAGCTGCCGTCGGGGCGTCGGAGATTCACCAGCAGAAGGGCGTCTTGACCGGCGATCCGCTCGACGTGGCCGCGGCGCGTGCGCTGGAGCTCTCCGGCGGCGCGCCGCTCGAGTTGGCCACGGAAGTCGTGCGCCATCTTCCTTTCGACGTGGCTCGCCGCCGGGCGGCCAGCGTGGTGGTGCTCGGGGCCGAGCAGCGCTTCGTCATCAAGGGCGCGTGGGAGGTAGTGCGGCCCCACCTGGCCCAGGTCCATCGTGCTTCGGGCAACGTCGCAGCCGACAGCGCGAGCCTCGACGAGTGCGACGCGACGGTGCACCGCCTGGCCTCGCGGGGTCTCCGCGTGATCGCCGTCGCCGCGCGATCGCTCGGGCCCGGGGAGGTCGGGCACACGGAGGTCGACCTCGAGGCCCGGCTCACGCTGCTCGGGTTCCTGTGCCTGGAAGACCCGCTGCGTGCAGAGGTGCCCGACGCGGTGGCGCGCTGTCGTGGCGCTGGTGTGAAAGTGATCTTGATCACCGGCGATCACCCTGACACGGCGCGGGCCATCGCCGAGCGCGCGGGGATCTTGCCGGCGCGGTCGCCCGCGGACGCGGTGGTGACCGGCGAGGCCCTGGAGAAGCTGCGCGAGGACGAGCTGATGCGGCTCCTGGGCGCCGAGGTGCGGGTGTTCGCCCGCACCACCCCGGAACAGAAGCTCAAGATCGTCAGCGCGCTCAAGCGCTTGGGGCTGCTCGTAGCGATGACGGGCGACGGCGTGAACGACGCGCCGGCGTTGCGCGCGGCGGACGTGGGCATCGCGATGGGCCTGGCAGGGACCGATGTCGCGCGCGAGGCCGCGCAGATCGTGCTGCTCGACGACAACTTCGCCAGCATCGTGGCGGGGATCGAGGAAGGGCGCGCCGTCTTCGCCAACGTGCAGAAGTTCACGAGCTACGTGTTGGCCAGCAACGTGCCGGAGATCGTCCCGTTCCTGGCCTACGTGGCGTTGCCGGTGCCGCTTGGTCTGACGGTGATCCAGATCTTGACCATCGACCTGGGCACGGATCTGATCCCCGCCGTGGGCCTCGGCCGGGAGCCACCCGACGGCGAGGCGATGAAACGCCCGCCGCGCGGCGCCCGGGGGCGCCTGCTCAGCCGCTCCCTCCTCCTCCGGAGCTACCTGTTCCTGGGCGTGATTCAGGCGCTCTGGGCGATGGCCATGTTCTTCACCGTGCTCCTCGCCGGTGGCTGGCGCTTCGGCAGCATCCCCGACGCGAGCGATCCGCTCTACCGGGGGGCGACGGGGATCACCTTGGTGAGCGTGATCTTCGTGCAGATCGCCAACCTGGTGGGCCGGCGCTACGAGCGGCGCTCGGGGCTGGATCGAGGACTCCTCGCCAACCCGTTCTTCGTGGTCGGCGTCGGCGTCGAGCTCGCGTTCGCCTGGGCGGTGCTGTACTTTCCGCCGCTCTGCCGCGCCATCGGCACCGGCCCGGTGGCCTCGGGATTCGTCGCCCTCGCCGCCCTCGGATTTCCGCTGTTCTTTGCGATCGACACACTGAGCAAGCGCCTGCGCGCGCGGGCGTGAGTCAGCCGCCTGCGGCCTCGAAAGCGGCGATCACTTCTGGCGGCGCCTGCACCAGCTCGATCAGCACCCCTTCGCCGCCGATGGGGTGCTCCGCGTTGCCCTTCGGGTGGATGAAGCAGATGTCGTGACCCGAGGCGCCGGCGCGGATGCCGCCGGGCGCGAAGCGCACGCCCTGTGCCGTGAGCCACTCGACCGCACGGGGCAGGTCGTCGATCCAGAGCCCGATGTGGTTGAGCGGGACCTCGTGCACGGCCGGCTTCTTCTCCGGGTCGATGGGCTGCATCAGGTCGATCTCCACGCGGAAGGCGCCAGCGCCCGCGGCGGTGATGTCCTCATCCACGTTCTCGCGCTCCATGCGCTTCTCGGCGACCAGCGGCAGCCCGAGCGTGTCGAGCCAGAGCTTGCGGAGCGCGCTCTTGTCCCGGGCGCCGATGGCGATCTGCTGGACCCCCAGCACTCGAAACGGTCGTGAGCTCATCAGGGTGCTCGGAACTGCAGACCGAGCTGCAGCTCGAGGTTCGAGTGGATGCTGCGCAGGATGCCCGTGGTGATGCCGGCGTCCAGGTAGACGCCGACCATCTTGGCGAAATCGTACTGCGGGCCGGCTGCCAAGTGGAACAGCACGTCCTTCTTGTATTGCGGGTCGTAGGTCGGGTCGGGGACCCGCTTGTCCGCGGTGCCGCCCTCGAGCTCGGCGGCGATGGCGGGCTCGATGAACACCTTGAAGGCCGAGTCAGCCATCGTGTAGACGCGCAAGCCCGCGCCGACCACCATCACCGCGTCGGT contains:
- a CDS encoding CAP domain-containing protein encodes the protein MVELVNQHRAAGATCGGNAMPPVGKLTMHSTLRATARAHAADMAQKGYFAHDNLEGKSPFDRMSEAGYQWSTAGENIAAGSPTPEGAMDQWMKSPGHCANIMKAEFEDIGVGYAAQDGSKFTHYWVQNFGAQ
- the meaB gene encoding methylmalonyl Co-A mutase-associated GTPase MeaB, which codes for MTPGELEELAKGVLGRERRALAKAITLVESTRADHQEAAQRLLERLLPSTGNAARVGVSGVPGAGKSTFIEALGLYLIQAGRRVAVLAVDPSSAVSGGSILGDKTRMPGLAARDEAFIRPSPAAGALGGVARHTREALLVCEAAGFDVVLVETVGVGQSEHLVSSMVDSFLLLALAGAGDELQGIKRGILELVDVIAINKADGEGLARAERTAAEYKSALRLLRGDDAPWVPRVTTLSALEARGVDGVWSLLEEHRRFLEQTGRLAERRRAQQKTWLSSLVRETLEAELWESPVVQQAAPEIEALVGSGAITPTEGARRLLAVFRSR
- a CDS encoding BtpA/SgcQ family protein, which produces MTRSIGARARAGDKVLLGVIHLLPLPGSPRFESRGAVLGRALADAEALMSGGLDGFVVENFGDAPFFGDRVPAATIAEMAVLGERLRVAVGAEPLLGVNVLRNDARAALAIAAAIGADFIRVNVHTGVMLTDQGSIEGRAHETLRERAASGASVEILADVAVKHATPPAGFDLVQSAKDTAYRGLADGLIVTGSGTGEATSLERLERVRAAVPDRPLLVGSGAGAATIAALLRVADGAIVGTSLKREGRVAEPVELERVRALMRAAG
- a CDS encoding GNAT family N-acetyltransferase, translated to MTREPAPRVREANASDDDALAELLRQLGYSRTPSEVRERLAELAASAADVSLVAVIGSTPVGLASLHLIPLLQEARPIARITAFVVAEAARRRGVGRLLVAACEARARAWSADRLELTSSDHRREAHEFYVSLGFTRVAQRFVRRLDATGLRSSAPSSE
- a CDS encoding VOC family protein, with the protein product MSSRPFRVLGVQQIAIGARDKSALRKLWLDTLGLPLVAEKRMERENVDEDITAAGAGAFRVEIDLMQPIDPEKKPAVHEVPLNHIGLWIDDLPRAVEWLTAQGVRFAPGGIRAGASGHDICFIHPKGNAEHPIGGEGVLIELVQAPPEVIAAFEAAGG
- a CDS encoding cation-transporting P-type ATPase, which produces MKARQIHNLEVDEVFALLSSSRSGLDPSTAERRLGELGRNVLSAAPGLPWLRSLGKQLVNPFALLLDVSALLCFVADQMQPGEGMAVLGWALVGVALLNALFSFAQELRAERAMQALSELLPQEISVRRGGSELRVPIADLVLGDLVLLSEGDRIPADARVVASRGLLVNNAPLTGESRHQTLSHEPAAGGRLVDAPNVAFAGCSVLRGSAEAVVFATGRRTEFGKIAALSVEVRRPPTPLETEVGRTVRVVTAIAVVMGLGFFAYGVASGRPLWTNIVFMLGIIVANVPEGLLPTLTLALAMGGLRLAKRKVLVKSLNAVEALGAVEVICTDKTGTLTKNELTVVGVVDAASGEALEGESARGVLEAAVGASEIHQQKGVLTGDPLDVAAARALELSGGAPLELATEVVRHLPFDVARRRAASVVVLGAEQRFVIKGAWEVVRPHLAQVHRASGNVAADSASLDECDATVHRLASRGLRVIAVAARSLGPGEVGHTEVDLEARLTLLGFLCLEDPLRAEVPDAVARCRGAGVKVILITGDHPDTARAIAERAGILPARSPADAVVTGEALEKLREDELMRLLGAEVRVFARTTPEQKLKIVSALKRLGLLVAMTGDGVNDAPALRAADVGIAMGLAGTDVAREAAQIVLLDDNFASIVAGIEEGRAVFANVQKFTSYVLASNVPEIVPFLAYVALPVPLGLTVIQILTIDLGTDLIPAVGLGREPPDGEAMKRPPRGARGRLLSRSLLLRSYLFLGVIQALWAMAMFFTVLLAGGWRFGSIPDASDPLYRGATGITLVSVIFVQIANLVGRRYERRSGLDRGLLANPFFVVGVGVELAFAWAVLYFPPLCRAIGTGPVASGFVALAALGFPLFFAIDTLSKRLRARA
- a CDS encoding HAD family hydrolase yields the protein MRFDCVLLDFDGTFTLAEEEGAPFVEAYRADLAERLGRDIAADWSECEATVRARPAEYGWLFQGKLVAPGNADPYIRSTTVARMLMDRFGAYLDPAERERALSELYGQSYERSATVFRPGAKLVLERLLDTGVPVYVVTNSGTEAVTRKVRSLLPAAARLPTVRGNARKAFIEEPVGVDGTFAGLPETQALAGLPRPVYLRRGRYYEVLRGIWDQTGTRPERTLLVGDIYELDLAMPFHLGVSIHLIVGETTPDYERRFVEDAALGGLSETLDAVLERVGI
- the scpA gene encoding methylmalonyl-CoA mutase, with amino-acid sequence MDPKRPADLELWQRLAKRELRDKDPASLTWHTPEGLDVKPLYTRRDVEGLDFTDTIPGDYPFVRGPKATMYAGRPWTIRQYAGFSTAEESNAFYRRGLAGGQKGLSVAFDLCTHRGYDSDHPRVVGDVGKAGVAIDTVEDMKILFDGIPLREMSVSMTMNGAVLPVLAMFVVAGEEQGTPEAELTGTIQNDILKEFMVRNTYIYPPAPSMRIVADVIEHTAKRMPKFNSISISGYHMQEAGATCDLELAFTLADGLEYVRAALGKGLDIDSFAPRLSFFFGIGMSFYMEVAKLRAARLLWATLMKRHFEPKKPDSMMLRTHCQTSGVSLTEQDPHNNVIRTTIEAMAAVLGGTQSLHTNSFDEAIALPSDFAARIARNTQLVIQHETGIPQVVDPWAGSYFMEHLTHALAQRASSLIEEVEALGGMTRAVEAGMPKLRIEDAAARRQARIDRGADVIVGVNEYRVENEEPIEVRVVDNTAVRTSQIARLEKVRSSRDGKAVDVALAALRQAAESGQGNLLGLSIVAARARASVGEISSALEAVWGRHQAETRSISGVYGSYYQSDPKWGALRERIEQFLKSEGRRPRILVAKMGQDGHDRGAKLIATAFADAGFDVDVGPLFQTPAEVARQAVENDVHAIGVSTQAAGHLTLVPELIAELRRAGAADVAVVCGGVIPAQDYPALEQAGVAAVFGPGTPVPISAAKVLDVIQSRRAR
- a CDS encoding universal stress protein, translated to MRAGSWPCSARAEGEGTLLLFAYDGSLNGDWVAHYAVRFAAASASKRLRLVHVHEGDPVVAPRLARIEGECRVAGVSLEVELVPRQGQSVAELILARAPSAKSGMIIAGTRQRPRNLAYLARTVSAELLARASCGVVALRVVHPGTLGHPERVLLPLSGHPRGAAGAIPLLDHLDPGLVHLHVLFVREVSRLRYRALDARSAERLLGEGRRFVHAVESELRAGLQARRFALDSSVVVSDDVPKEILVHASKHRARLICLGASERSLPHRLVYGNPIEQVLRDAPCDVAVYRSGR